TCTTGCTCTGCCTGACTAGCGCTTTCGAGCTGCTGGGCTGCCGCAGCCGCAGCCGCCCATGGGTCTTGAGCTCCCACACCAGAGAGTTCCGCCGGACTCACCTGCGCCTGCACCGGGGTAGCTGATTGGCTAGCAGCTGTTGCCGGAATCTGCTCGGTGGGCGCACTGACGGCTGCCCCGGAGCTGGCAGCATCCACTGCAGTTGTATCAACAAACGCTGGCTCGTGATAGACACGCTCATTCCCTGAGTCTGCTGGGTCTAATGCATCCTCATCGTCAGCGTGAATGCGCGCAGCCCGGTCAAAGGGATCATCCGCCTCGTAATGGTCGAGCTTGGCGTCGTCCTCCCCTTTTCGGCGGCGGTGGAAGAGCTTATGGAACCAGCTGGTCTTAGCGGGTGCAGCCAGCGTATCCTGCTCCTCTTGGTCATCTTCGTGCGTGGGAACGCCAGGAGCCAGAGCTAGGGTGTCGTCGCCCACTCTCACTTCGTTGGGGAAGAGCTCACTCTCCGTCTGGCCAGGCTCAGGCTGGGCCGGCTGGCGCTTCCTATCCACGGAACGAGTAATAGGGCTGATGAGCGTGTCAATATGCACCTGGAAGATCAGCAGAAGGGCAAATAGGGCTATCAGAGCAAAAATAATCGTGGCAAAAACCCGCGAAAGCCCCCAAGCTAGCGGTGAGCCGAGCGCGAAGCCGAGTAGGCCGCCAGAGCCCTGAATGGCCCGCAAATCAAAGCGACGAATGCTGCCAATCATCACAATGTCGAGCACTGAGCACACCGACCAGAGCAGCAAGCACAGGCCTCCAAGGCTGTGTCCGTTGCCCGAGTCCTTACCTGAGTATGCAATCAGCCGCCAAAAGGCCCAGATCAGGACCAGCGGCAGGATGACCGACGGCAGGCCCAGAGCCGAAGAAGCCAGCCAGTGCAAGCCTTTGCCCAGCGGCCCCTGCACACGGAACCACTCAGAAGCACAGAAGAGAATAGCACAAATCAGGAGCAGAAAGCACAGGCCGTCCTTGCTGTAGGCCGGATCGTAGCGCTCGCTGCCAGTCAAGGCACGCACGCCCTTGCCCAAGGCCCGTGGCAGCCATAGTAAGGCCTTGTGCCAGCTGGTCTCTTGGGGCTCCACTGCCTGCGCAGAGGAGGCTCGCTGAGCTGACCGCGATCGCGGGCGGTTCTGTTTTTTGCTCTTATCTGAGGCTGTCATACGTGTCATAGCCCATCCAGATTAGCGGACAAGCAGAGGCGACAAGCCCTATTACAGTGAGCTTGCACAAAGTATTCTTAAAGCCCAGACAAAGGCGGTCTGAAGCAGTGGGGCGCGGAACGCCTGTTTACAGCTAAGCCTGCGGAAGCTGAATGTGGCGCAATCCTCCCTCTTGTCCACGAGCCAGACTGCGAATGGCGCTAATCACACCCTCCCCACGGTCCAGCACCTCCTGGGCCATCTCAACATCATTGCGACCAATAGCCTGCCAGTACTGTGTTTTCACCTCCACATACTGCCGTCTGAGCTCTAGCTCTTTCATCTCCTGCTCCAACTTGCAAGCCTGCTGAGCCAGTAGCTCCACCTGGTGACTGGCCGCCTGCGGGCCACCCTGCCGATGCTCTATATACTCGCGCATCTGATTCAAAGACATGCCAGTAGTGTTGATGCAGGCAATGGCGAGCAAGGTATCCACATCGGCATCGCTGTAACGGCGGTGGCCACTCGAGGGGTCACGCGAAATAGGACCGATAATGCCGATAGATTCGTAATAGCGAAGGGTTGATTCAGGCAGGCCCGAGAGCAGAGAAGCTTCGCGGATAGGATGCCAGCTGGTACGCACGGCCGTAGTTGCAAAAGTCATACAGCCCAGTGTAGAAACTTCAAGTACTTACAGTCAACTGGGCAGGCAAAAAACTGTGAGCTCAATCCTGGCCTTGGACTGCACCCAAGTGGTGGCGGGTTGGCTCGACCGGTTCGCTCCGATCGGCCGCGTCGACAACTCCCTGGTCGGCTGCATCCACCAGAGCAAGCGCCTGGTCAGTCAAATCTGGAGCCAGCGCGTCGAGCCAGTGTATGCGAGGATCTCGGCCAAACCAACCCATCTGCTTGCGGGCCAGGCGACGGGTCTTCTGGGCAATCGCCGCAAAAGCCTGCTCCTGACTGACCTGGCCGTCCAGGTAATCGGCAACCTGCTGGTAGCCCAAGGCGCGAGCGGCTGTAGGCCCCAGTCTGGGCCTCATGCTCACCACTTCCTGGACCAGGCCCTGCTGGCGCATGTGCTCGGTGCGCAGATCCACCCGGCGGTCCAACTCCTCCCGGCTCAGGTCAAGACCAATCTGCAAGGATGGTATGAGATAGGTGTATTGCGGCAGACTGGCCGAATACGGCTGTCCGGTGATGGCAATCACTTCCAGGGCACGTATGGTCCGACGGGCATTTTTGGGGTCCATCCTAGCCGCAGCTTCCGGGTCTTTGGCCTGCAGCTCCCGGTAGAGTAACCCCGGCCCCTCGTTGAGAGCGCGCTCCTCTAGGCGCTGGCGAAGAGCTGGGTCAGTCCCCGGGAAGCGAATATCGTCAATCGCCGCACGGGCGTACAGGCCTGAACCTCCCACGAGAATAGGCCGTATGCCTTGCGCATACAGGGTTTCGATGCACTCCCGGGCCAAGCGTTGAAAGCGGGCCACACTCATGGTCTCCTCGGGTTCAATGCAGTCGATCAAGTGGTGGGGCACGGCTGCCCGCTCTTGAGCAGAGGGCTTCGCAGTCCCAATGTCGAGCCCCCGGTACATCTGGTAGGCATCGGCGTTCACAATTTGCGCTGGCTGGCCGCGCTCAGCTAAGGCAAGGGCGAGTCCTATGCCCAAGGCAGTCTTGCCGGAAGCCGTGGGTCCCACTATCGAAATCAGCCGGGCTGCCTGAGCCGCCTGCAGGGTTTCAGCCTTGAAGTGCATAGACCTCTCCCGCTTGCAGGTTCGGGTCGGCAGTCAGATAGTGCTTGCCCGCACCGGTGACCGTGCAGGTGACCAACTCTCCAATTGCGGGTTGCCGCTGGCCCTGGGGCACACCTACATGGACCAGCAGACCCCCGCGCTCGCGGCCTGTCACCCGGTGGGTGTCGCCGTCATGGCGCCCGGGCTGGTTGGCAATCATCACCTCCACCTGGCGACCTACAAATGCGTCGAGCTCCTCTTGTGTAATCGCTTCCTGTACAGCCAGCAGACGTTCGAATCGATCCTGAACCACCGCTTTGTCGACCTGTTCCATAGCGGCAGCTGGAGTACCTGGTCTGGGCGAGTATTCAAAAATGAAAGCAGAGCTGAAGCGGGCCTGTCGCACCAGGTCGAGGGTCTCCTGAAAGTCTTCCTCACTCTCGCCGGGGAAGCCCACGATAATGTCAGTAGTGATTTGAGCGTCAGGCATAGCCTGCCGCACCTTGTTCAATACGGAGAGGAAACGAGCCTTCCGATAGGAGCGACGCATGGCGCGCAAAATGCGGTCCGAGCCAGATTGCAGGGGCATGTGCAGCTGGTGCATGACATTGGGGGTTTGAGCCATCGCCGCAATCACCTCGTCGGTAAAGGCAGCCGGGTGGGGCGAGGTGAAGCGCACCCGTTCCAGACCCTCCACTTGCCCGCAGGCCCGCAGGAGCTTAGGAAAGGCATAGCGGTCACCCATGGAGTAACCGTAGGAGTTGACGTTCTGTCCCAGGAGGGTCACCTCTTTAGCGCCCCCAGCTACGCAGGCGCGGATTTCATTCAGAACATCAGCTAAAGGTCGGTCCCGTTCACGCCCGCGCACGGCCGGCACAATGCAGAAGGTGCAGGTGTTGTTACACCCCACCGAGATGGAGACCCAGGAGGAAGTGCGCGAAGCTCGAACAGCTGGCAGCGCCGAAGGAAATGTCTCCAGCTGATCGCTAATTGCTACCTGCGAGCGCCCCCGCTCCCGAGCCTCTTCCAAGAGTTCAGGCAGCCTGCCAATGTTTTTGGTCCCAAAGACGGCATCGACCCAGGGAGCCTTGCGGGTAATGCGCTCCCTGTCTTTTTGCGCCATACATCCGCCCACAGCAATCTGCGCCTGCGGGTTGAGCCGCTTGACTCGCGCCCACTTGCCAATCGTGCCGTACATGCGTTTACTGGCGTTCTCACGAACAGCGCAGGTGTTGAGCACCATCAGGTCCACATCTGCTGCCTGGGCTTGCTCCTGGGAGGCGGGCCGGTAGCCATTCGCTTCCAAAACGCCGGCAATACGCTCCGAGTCGTGCACATTCATCTGACAGCCCAATGTGTGTATATAGTAGAGAC
This window of the Bombiscardovia nodaiensis genome carries:
- the miaB gene encoding tRNA-2-methylthio-N(6)-dimethylallyladenosine synthase, with the translated sequence MDEGMMTQAERQMGFGAGTGQDRGKGLYYIHTLGCQMNVHDSERIAGVLEANGYRPASQEQAQAADVDLMVLNTCAVRENASKRMYGTIGKWARVKRLNPQAQIAVGGCMAQKDRERITRKAPWVDAVFGTKNIGRLPELLEEARERGRSQVAISDQLETFPSALPAVRASRTSSWVSISVGCNNTCTFCIVPAVRGRERDRPLADVLNEIRACVAGGAKEVTLLGQNVNSYGYSMGDRYAFPKLLRACGQVEGLERVRFTSPHPAAFTDEVIAAMAQTPNVMHQLHMPLQSGSDRILRAMRRSYRKARFLSVLNKVRQAMPDAQITTDIIVGFPGESEEDFQETLDLVRQARFSSAFIFEYSPRPGTPAAAMEQVDKAVVQDRFERLLAVQEAITQEELDAFVGRQVEVMIANQPGRHDGDTHRVTGRERGGLLVHVGVPQGQRQPAIGELVTCTVTGAGKHYLTADPNLQAGEVYALQG
- the miaA gene encoding tRNA dimethylallyltransferase; this encodes MHFKAETLQAAQAARLISIVGPTASGKTALGIGLALALAERGQPAQIVNADAYQMYRGLDIGTAKPSAQERAAVPHHLIDCIEPEETMSVARFQRLARECIETLYAQGIRPILVGGSGLYARAAIDDIRFPGTDPALRQRLEERALNEGPGLLYRELQAKDPEAAARMDPKNARRTIRALEVIAITGQPYSASLPQYTYLIPSLQIGLDLSREELDRRVDLRTEHMRQQGLVQEVVSMRPRLGPTAARALGYQQVADYLDGQVSQEQAFAAIAQKTRRLARKQMGWFGRDPRIHWLDALAPDLTDQALALVDAADQGVVDAADRSEPVEPTRHHLGAVQGQD